Part of the Nicotiana tabacum cultivar K326 chromosome 20, ASM71507v2, whole genome shotgun sequence genome, TTTATAAAAGGAAGTCCATTAGTGTGTTCATATACAATCATTCTCGTTCGTTAGTTTAACAATTGTAATGGGTGGCCTTCCTTTTGACAAATTAAGCACTTTAAAACGTGTTAGTCCCACCTGATTCTTCTTTGCTTTTCACCAAAAAATTAAAACCGAGAATTTCTTTTTGGTCATTTCAGAGATAATTATTTGTCCATTATACTTGTCGAGACACCAGGAATTAGTATATATAGATGAAAGATGCCATATGCTATTGAATATGTTCCACGTGACATATAATTTAATTAAGGTATGTTTGAGGAAAAAGGGTAAGATTAGGACAAGTGTTTTCTTATTCTATTGTTTGACTAAACCAATAACTTAATTTGCATTTGCATGATCATGGACACTAGGCCAATCCCATGGCAAAAGACaagaataacaataaaagaatgaaaaaacaaactcaccaaaggatgtggtgcagtaGATGATGCTGCTCTTCCCTTAACCAGAGATCTCGAGTTCGAACCTTAggtatggaaaaatccttggtagAGAGCACTTCCTCCCGAATGGGATCCTACCCAGATATAATAGGGCTCCAATGTAGGAACCAGACACcgggtgggaaaccaaaaaaacAATAGCCAACATATGAAAAGTAGGTAAGATGGACATAAATATTATTCAAACATAAATAAACTTAAAAGCTAATATAAGTCCAGTTTAAAAATTTAAACCAACCTCAGAAAGTTTAAGTATGTTAATGCAACGAGAATCTTGAAATAGCTATTACATTCAGTGGTGCGACCTCGCCCTATCCACAGTCTGAAATGTCACATAAGAGTACTGAAATTTCGTGCAAGTGTCTTGCAATAACTCCAAACCAATATAATTGGCTTATGCTTAATTTTCAAGATTAGACAGATTGTTCTTCTCCCACTTCCCAAATGTATATACTTATATATAGAAGCAGATAAATTACTCTTTATTTCCAATAGTAGCGGGGGATTAGATGCCTAAAATGATGCTTAATTTTCTGTGTATCTACTTTTTAAAATGCTcaactttttttgtttttttactcTAAGGCTTTCATCTAGTGGTAAGAACGCAACGTGGGCAAAGGCGAAGCCAGAATTTGAAGCTTATGAGTTCACGATTCTTGTTCTTTTAAGTTATTGAGTTCTAATTTAATAATTTGTGCatattcaataaatttcttaagacaaatataaGGTTTGtaccaaagctactgggttcgatCGAACCTCGCCTCTGAACGTGAGATTTGTAAGTTAGGCACACGTCACAGGTTCGAATATATGTTGTAGACAAAAACCTGGTATTTAAGCAGAGAAGGGTAGAGGGAGAGTCCATATCCACTGAATCTCGAACCATACATACGCTACTAGTCTTTGAAAATTTCtcgattataaaaaaaaaagctcACATTAAAAATACTAGTTTTTATGTTCTTCTAAGAGTCAAATTTATTACTAAAATGGAGAATGAAAATGTTAAACTTGTGAGCAATTTGTGTGGTCATTATAAGCTAATGATCGACATTGAATAATAGCTAATAAAGTTATATATTCGAACAATCTGCAACATGTAGGAATTTCAATTAAAAATTAGTAGAAAACAGCTAAATATATTCATAAATTAGACATTGTTGCATAAAACAATGATGTGATATAAAAGAATTGATTTCATATTCCTTTTGCTTCATGGATCTTTTACTATATATGTTGTAGCTCATTTATGCACTTAAAAATGTGGCTAACCAAACAAGAAAAACTTAAGGAAATTTTGTATTATAGCCTTatataatatttcaacaacagaTTGTTGAAAATGAGTTGCCTTCAGAAATGGAAGACAGTTATTGCAATGATAATTGTTGAATTTGGTTTTGCTGCTGTAAATGCACTTTTCAAGAAAGTCCTCAATGGAGGAATGGACCAATTGGTGGCATCAACATATAGGCTTGCAGTGTCTGCTATTTTCTTAGCCCCCTTAGCCTGGTTTTTCGAACGGTATGAGTTTAACTTCTATATACTGATTCcgtaattctttttttaaaaagaaattgtaTCAGATCATTTAAAAGATAGTTATGTATAAATGTTCATAATGAGTTTGAAAGGTACGTCTTTTCATACGTTGTTTTTTTCATTATAAtaagagtttaacttttatatgcGGATAGTGATAATCACTGGTAACAATATGAGTTTAACTTCTATATAATGGTCGTGTAATATTTTCCTATACTATCAAAGTCACCTAAAAGAGTTACTATATGTATCTGTTCATAATGAATTTAACTTCTACTATATgcttgtttaccctaaaaaatggataacaattgaatttatatgtaatTTTAAGGATATGctgattaattcaatacaaaagaTTAATGACGTTAGATTTAAACAAATGAAAGACATTATAAAGTGTCAAACCAATAATAAGAGCGATCCCAGGTTCGGTAAATGGTTTAATGAGGAGCCTCCTTCGAAACCAAACTTATCCTTATGAAGAGCTGATGAACAAAAGTAAGGACTTTGAATAACAGATAGAGAATAAGAGTATATTGCcctgatatgcgtgttacaatatgtCGAATGAATCGTTAGtttctcctttatatagtaggggaatttcaccctaagtacaattctaataaAGGATAAAAATCTTTCTTTATGCTAATCATTGATTCATTGCTGATACGGGTCGAGATTTACGCCGTGACATCCGGTTGAGCAGGGATGTCACGGCCCTCTGTTAGTCGTGTTGGGCCGTTtggtaatgctctccgaagtTTAGGGATTCGTATCGGACTTGAGACGTGGCCCGATGCTTCCGATCGAGGGTGGGTGTTTTGCTCGATGCTCGATATAAGAGGCTCTTCGCCCAAATTCCGATTCCTTACGATCACGTTCCAGTCCCGTTTGTCTTACCGGGAAACCAAGATGTTCAACAGGCTtaattttacccgtatacaacgCTGGCAATCTAAGTTTTACACTATCTGATCACCTTCACAGTCGACAAGTAATTGTCCAAATCTACGGTAGGGGCGAAGCTAGACTATTACTTACGGATTCGAACGAACCTAGCAACTTTTTCTTAGACTTTGTATTTGCATTCTTAAATGTGTATAAATATACAACTGCAAACATAATAATTAAGACGAGCTATAAGTATAGTGGCAAGTTCAAGGCTCATAAATTTCAAATCCCGACTTCGCCTCTGATCTACGAAACTAGTTAGTTGAAAAATAAGGGAGACAACTAATTACAACATGTTAAATTATGCTGACTACATAAATAACTTTAAAATTCTCAGTATTATATAAGTGGAGCTAGTTACGTGAAAAATAAGGCAGACAACTTGAGATAATATGTTAAATTACACTGCTATGTAAATATTATTTACAATGTTTATATATGTAAGTTAAATTCTTAGCATATTTATTTCCCAAAGCAGCTTGAAAAATTAAATCTTCAATTGCCTTGCAGAAATGTGACATCAAAATTAACGGCTCGCATTATCTGTTCTCTGTTTATCAGTGCACTGCTGGGGTGAGTTTTcctatttattttatgataaagTTTCATATGTTATTTATttcaataaatattatattatattctaGTCAATAACAATTACTAACTCTGAGAAAGAGCCATTTTCAGGGGTACACTGACTCAATATTTCTTCCTACTTGGGCTGGAATACACATCAACAACATTTAGCTGTGCTTTCCTCAATATGGTGCCTGTCATCACTTTCATTTTGGCTTTGCTACTTAGGTaaatccgaccataattggtttggtttggttttaactaaagaaagtcaaaccgaaatcaaaccaacccgacattacatatgtagaaattttagatatatttaatactatataaatataattattgtgatgcaatttataaatatttcttaaacgacttcataattttatcttttgaggtattatttcaaggttggacttagaacttttgaatgttccaataagttttatagccattaacattagtaaattaaatagtgctaataaaagcccaaaccaaaatcaaatcaatactaatgctaataaaagatatttaattcaatactacgaacgagaatgtattgaatatctattttttgcttTGCAATAattcagataaaaatgcataacctatttttattttttctttatcgtttaatcatgtaattaatactcccttattagtctacttattttagcatgacctattacttttagattatgtttatttttattatggctttttaattagcaatatttatattacataattttattgtctttattgttgaatattttaggataatgccatgacatatctcatattttgtattattttcttggaaaatactttatatagttgcatcttactaggactaaagaaatattttgagcacaatttatatgttttgttctacgaagattttaccggaaaaaaaaaacccgaaaaaaacccgaataacccgaaaatccgagaaaaaccgaaagtgaaaaacccgagttttattgatttggtttggtttttatatttaataacccgatacaattggtttggtttggtaattataaaatccgaaccaacccgacctatgtacatcCCTACACCAGCCTATTTATATCACGTATTCACACAGGGTCCGGAACGGGCCGCACCCTAAGAGATGTGATGTAGACAGCTTAGCTTAATGTAAGTATTAGTGtctgcttccacggctcgaatcCGTGACCTATTGGTCACACAGAGACAACTTTACTGTTGTTCCAAAGCTTCCTTCCGTGGCGGTTGGCAAAGGGCGTGCAACTTTTTGTTTCAATTGTATTAAGGGTGTCCAAAAATTAAATATATACTTATAATAGCTAACATTTAACCTATGTACACCgcgtaatttttcgacgaaggacGTGCGTAAGCGGTGTCGCTTTCAGATTACTTAGGATCTTTTAGACAGCAAAAGGAACCATACCAAAGTTGGATTAGTAACAAACTAGATGCTTGGTTTATCTTAATTTTGCAAGAAAATTTGTGTCATATAATTTACATACTTATGCCTCAATCATtaacctatgaaaattttcacagGCAAgaaactataaaaataaaaagcagGAGTGGAAGAGCAAAGATATTAGGCATTATATTCTGTCTTGGTGGAGCATTAATACTCACTTTGTACAAAGGAATGTCATTGATAAATCCATCAGCAGGATCAAGAATTGAAACAAATCACAACAAAAAGAGTTGGTTTCTTGGTTCAATATTTTTATTTGCAGGCTGTTTTGTGTGGTCTGCTTGGTTTTTAGTACAGGCTAGAATTAGCAAAGATTATCCTTATCAATATTCAAGCACTGCAATTATGTCATTTTTTGGAGCTTTTCAGTCTGCAATTTTGAGCTTTATTATTAGCAGAAATGTATCAAAATGGATACTCAAAGGTGGATTAGAGATCTTAAGTGTCATATTTGGTGTAAGTAACCTTCTTCTCATACTATTATGAATACACTACCTTCTCTTGAACGGTGTTTGGATCAGCTTATAAGCGCTTTTTTGATTTATATGCATATATTGTAAATACCAAAAGTGTTTATAAGTCGAAATCAATTAAAAAAACAGTGGTTTGGTCACCCCAACTTATGATTGTTCAGCTTATAAATTTTTTGATTTGACCAATATTTTTACTTCTTTACCCTAATTTTGTTCCGTtttttcgttatgtcatttttcatgtaaaaatactcttaaatttatatttaatgTATACAACTTTAAGGGCGCTATTTCAGTCATTTTCTCAGAAAAGGTGCTTATTATCACTTTTCACCAATCATGTCGATTGCTCATAATTAATTTCAGCACTTCTATCCAAATATGTAACTGCTCATTTATAAGATTAGTTTCAAAACTGGTGCTTATCAACTACTTTtaatcagctaagccaaacgtCTCTCAATGTTTTTTTTCCGTACcgaataattttaatttattttcctaTGAATGTATGCAGGGAATGGTGGGATCAGGTTTGTGCTATGTTGTAATGTCATGGTGTGTAAAGCAAAAGGGTGCAGTTTTCACCTCAGCATTCAGTCCCCTCATTCAAATTTTTGCTGCTGTCTTTGACATTTCCATACTTCATGCTCAAATTCACTTGGGAAGGTTAGATCTTATTATCTATTATAGTACcatattttgttaaaattaaataaaacattAAAGATGAACTACAGGCCAATAACAACATGGTAAAAAGAACAGTACACAAGTTCTATATAATCCTCTCGGTCAGTGGCGAAACCAGGAATTTTATttagggtgttcaaacttgagatgaagaaaaaaaaatcctcgataaagggtgttcaatatatgttatataccatataaatctaatattttacctatatatacaatataaatTTCGATGAAGGGTggtcatttatgtaaccttcgcCCCTGCCTTTGGTCCacattaattgattttttggtcTTTTTCTTGTGGttcataatatttgattttttagatatcaaagaaaacaagaaggaattaatttcttttttccaAAGTTGCCTTTGGGGTAAAGAGCCTAGGACTATTGTTAAattttcaatgaacaaattaaagtTAATATGGACATTTTTACtcttaattaatgctaaaagatgAATTCCTTAATATATgtaaaaatatccaaaaaaatcaattaaagtgaacCAGAGGGAGTACCTTTTTAAGTGATATTCAATAGATGCATAGAATCTTAAGGTGTTCCCACAATTTAGAATAAAAGGGTGTGAACGAAATATCATGTGTTTATGCAAAGTTCGGAGAAGGGCCGTATCCCAAAGAAACGTGATATATGCA contains:
- the LOC107818241 gene encoding WAT1-related protein At3g30340-like, with amino-acid sequence MSCLQKWKTVIAMIIVEFGFAAVNALFKKVLNGGMDQLVASTYRLAVSAIFLAPLAWFFERNVTSKLTARIICSLFISALLGGTLTQYFFLLGLEYTSTTFSCAFLNMVPVITFILALLLRQETIKIKSRSGRAKILGIIFCLGGALILTLYKGMSLINPSAGSRIETNHNKKSWFLGSIFLFAGCFVWSAWFLVQARISKDYPYQYSSTAIMSFFGAFQSAILSFIISRNVSKWILKGGLEILSVIFGGMVGSGLCYVVMSWCVKQKGAVFTSAFSPLIQIFAAVFDISILHAQIHLGSILGSILVVIGLYFLLWGKSKEAEIYKNPPPTEKNGQSALPVTASPTHI